In Bordetella holmesii ATCC 51541, the following proteins share a genomic window:
- a CDS encoding HAD hydrolase, family IIIA domain protein — protein MKLIILDRDGVINRDSDAFVKSPDEWVALPGSLEAIARLSQSGWRVVVATNQSGLARGLFDMDTLNAIHIKMRRQLAALGGSIDAIFLCPHGPEDGCACRKPRPGMMHDIALRYDADLNGVPAVGDSLRDLQASASAGCSPWLVLTGNGEKTRAKGNLPEGTRVGAHLGEVVDLLLQDE, from the coding sequence GTGAAACTCATCATCCTGGACCGCGACGGGGTCATCAACCGCGACAGCGACGCCTTCGTCAAATCCCCTGACGAATGGGTGGCTTTGCCAGGCAGCCTGGAAGCCATCGCCCGCCTGAGTCAGTCGGGCTGGAGGGTGGTCGTGGCCACCAACCAGTCGGGGTTGGCGCGCGGGCTGTTCGACATGGACACGCTCAACGCCATCCATATCAAGATGCGCCGTCAACTGGCCGCGCTGGGCGGCAGCATCGACGCGATTTTTCTGTGCCCGCATGGACCGGAAGATGGCTGCGCCTGCCGCAAACCGCGGCCGGGCATGATGCACGACATCGCCCTGCGCTACGACGCCGATCTGAACGGCGTGCCCGCGGTGGGCGACTCGCTGCGCGACCTGCAGGCCAGCGCGTCGGCCGGCTGCTCGCCCTGGCTCGTGCTGACCGGCAACGGCGAGAAGACCCGCGCCAAAGGCAACCTGCCCGAGGGCACGCGGGTCGGCGCCCATCTGGGCGAAGTGGTCGACCTTCTTTTGCAGGACGAATAA
- a CDS encoding lysR substrate binding domain protein gives MRLRDLTGLPLLLPSDSHGLRALVNNGFARFNERPDLVAEIDGLDVLMELVEAGLGATIQPGAATVRLRGAPLATRQIRDRQLARSNLLVSLSDDELSPAALAVRVLLAQVAADLVRAGAWPGATLHKS, from the coding sequence GTGCGGCTGCGCGATCTGACGGGGCTGCCACTGCTGCTGCCCAGCGACAGCCATGGCCTGCGCGCACTGGTCAACAACGGCTTTGCCCGCTTCAATGAGCGGCCCGACCTGGTCGCCGAAATCGACGGGCTGGATGTCCTGATGGAACTGGTCGAGGCCGGCCTGGGCGCGACGATCCAGCCCGGCGCGGCCACCGTGCGCCTGCGCGGTGCCCCCTTGGCCACCCGCCAGATCCGCGACCGCCAACTGGCTCGCAGCAATCTGCTGGTCAGCCTCTCGGACGACGAACTGTCGCCGGCCGCATTGGCCGTCAGGGTCCTGCTGGCTCAGGTGGCTGCCGACCTGGTGCGCGCCGGCGCATGGCCTGGCGCTACCCTTCACAAATCGTGA
- a CDS encoding bacterial regulatory helix-turn-helix, lysR family protein — MELRQLRYFVKVVECGSLGRAATELGVVTSALSQQISRLEGELSTRLLTRTSTGVVLTDAGLAFLRQAQLSLRHADDAMKAARESRLSGHVSIGLVQTTASVLALPFMRAMRQRYPDVRLRLVESLSGHLSTMLNARQLDLAIVFQTETARRWSVMPLLDESLFLIARDDMPGLPRPGGCGCAI; from the coding sequence ATGGAACTGCGCCAGCTGCGCTACTTCGTCAAGGTCGTCGAATGCGGCAGCCTGGGGCGTGCGGCCACCGAACTGGGCGTGGTCACCTCGGCCCTGAGCCAGCAGATCAGCCGGCTGGAAGGCGAGCTGAGCACACGCCTGCTCACGCGCACCTCCACCGGTGTCGTGCTGACCGATGCCGGCCTGGCCTTTCTGCGGCAGGCGCAACTGTCGCTGCGCCACGCCGACGATGCCATGAAGGCCGCGCGCGAGTCGCGCCTGAGCGGGCACGTCAGCATCGGACTGGTACAGACCACCGCCTCGGTGCTGGCGCTGCCGTTCATGCGCGCCATGCGCCAGCGCTATCCGGATGTACGCCTGCGGCTGGTCGAAAGCCTGTCCGGCCATTTGTCCACGATGCTCAATGCACGGCAGCTGGACCTGGCCATCGTCTTTCAGACCGAAACCGCCCGGCGCTGGAGCGTCATGCCCCTGCTGGACGAAAGCCTGTTTCTGATTGCGCGCGACGATATGCCCGGCCTGCCCCGGCCGGGCGGGTGCGGCTGCGCGATCTGA
- the citB gene encoding citrate utilization B domain protein, translated as MSADESEVARMMQICNACRYCEGFCAVFPAMTRRLEFDKGDVNYLANLCHNCGACLHACQYAPPHESGVNVPQAMARVRMQTYTDYAWPQALGSLYKHNGLTLSLAVAATLALFLVLVVSINGGWLHAPWPATSTPSSRTTRWR; from the coding sequence ATGAGCGCAGACGAAAGCGAGGTGGCACGCATGATGCAGATCTGCAATGCCTGCCGTTATTGCGAAGGCTTCTGCGCGGTCTTTCCCGCCATGACGCGCCGGCTGGAGTTCGACAAAGGCGACGTCAATTACCTGGCCAACCTCTGCCACAACTGTGGCGCCTGTCTGCATGCCTGCCAGTACGCGCCGCCACACGAATCCGGCGTGAACGTGCCGCAGGCCATGGCGCGCGTGCGCATGCAGACCTATACCGACTACGCCTGGCCTCAGGCGTTGGGTTCGCTGTACAAACACAATGGGTTGACCCTGTCGTTGGCCGTGGCCGCGACGCTGGCGCTGTTTCTGGTGCTGGTGGTGAGCATCAATGGCGGCTGGCTGCACGCCCCCTGGCCGGCAACTTCTACGCCATCTTCCCGCACAACACGCTGGCGCTGA
- a CDS encoding nucleoside recognition family protein, whose translation MLNKLWLAFFLVAAAAGLVRWIGLGEPDVFRAIVASLFEMARVSVEVMVLLFGTLTLWLGFLRIAEVAGLVGTLARLLGPLFARLMSDVPRNHPAIGLITLNFAANGLGLDNAATPIGLRAMRELQSLNPRPDTASNAQILFLVLNASSLTLLPVTLFMFRAQQGSPDPTLVFLPILLATCASTLAGLLAVAVCQRLRLWDPVVLAWLGGSALLLGGFMGLLAGMSASAIAALSSLLGNLTLFAVLVAFLVVGACKKVPVYESFIAGAKEGFGIARDLLPYLVAMLCAVGVLRASGALDFLLDGIRWLAASAGWDTRFVDALPTALVKPFSGSAARAMMLETMAHFGVDSFPALLSAVMQGSTETTFYVLAVYFGSVGIMRARHAVGCALIADLAGVLASIGVCYWFFG comes from the coding sequence ATGCTGAACAAACTCTGGCTGGCTTTCTTTCTGGTTGCCGCGGCCGCAGGCCTGGTGCGTTGGATCGGGCTGGGCGAGCCCGACGTGTTCCGTGCCATCGTCGCCAGCCTGTTCGAGATGGCGCGCGTCTCGGTCGAGGTCATGGTGCTGCTGTTCGGCACGCTGACGCTTTGGCTGGGATTCTTGCGCATCGCCGAGGTCGCCGGCCTGGTCGGCACGTTGGCCCGGCTGCTCGGGCCGCTGTTTGCGCGATTGATGTCGGACGTACCGCGCAACCACCCTGCCATCGGCCTGATCACGCTCAATTTCGCGGCCAATGGCCTCGGCCTGGACAATGCCGCCACGCCCATCGGCCTGCGAGCCATGCGTGAACTGCAGTCGCTCAACCCGCGGCCCGACACCGCCAGCAACGCGCAGATTCTCTTTCTGGTGCTCAACGCATCGTCCCTGACGCTCTTGCCGGTCACGCTGTTCATGTTCCGGGCCCAGCAGGGCTCGCCCGACCCCACGCTGGTCTTTCTGCCCATTTTGCTTGCCACCTGCGCCTCCACGCTGGCCGGCCTGCTCGCCGTGGCGGTCTGCCAGCGGCTCAGGCTCTGGGATCCGGTCGTGCTGGCCTGGCTGGGCGGCAGCGCCTTGCTGCTTGGCGGCTTCATGGGGCTGCTGGCCGGCATGTCCGCCAGCGCCATCGCCGCCCTGTCGTCGCTGTTGGGGAATCTGACCTTATTTGCCGTGCTGGTGGCCTTCCTGGTGGTCGGCGCATGCAAAAAAGTCCCCGTCTATGAAAGCTTTATCGCCGGCGCCAAAGAGGGTTTCGGTATCGCGCGCGATCTGCTTCCTTATCTGGTGGCCATGCTGTGTGCCGTCGGCGTGCTGCGCGCCTCGGGCGCGCTGGACTTCCTGCTCGATGGCATTCGCTGGCTGGCGGCGTCGGCCGGCTGGGACACCCGCTTCGTTGACGCCCTGCCCACCGCCCTGGTCAAACCGTTTTCGGGCAGCGCCGCGCGTGCCATGATGCTCGAAACCATGGCGCACTTCGGCGTGGACAGTTTTCCGGCGCTGCTATCCGCCGTCATGCAAGGCAGCACCGAAACCACCTTCTACGTGCTGGCGGTGTACTTCGGCTCGGTGGGCATCATGCGCGCGCGTCACGCCGTCGGCTGCGCGCTCATCGCCGACCTGGCCGGTGTGCTGGCGTCCATCGGCGTGTGCTACTGGTTTTTCGGCTGA
- a CDS encoding peptide deformylase → MIHPILKMGDPRLLRVAAPVTDFGSAALRQLIEDMFETMIAANGVGLAAPQIGVDLQLVIFGFERNPRYPDAPAVPQTVLCNPVITPLSDEMEDGWEGCLSVPGLRGRVPRYRHIRYQGSDPDGQRIDREASDFHARVVQHECDHLIGRLYPSRIQDFSQFGYTEILFPDMDPNQDD, encoded by the coding sequence ATGATTCACCCCATCCTGAAAATGGGCGATCCGCGCCTGCTGCGGGTGGCCGCTCCGGTGACGGACTTCGGCAGCGCTGCGTTACGGCAACTGATCGAAGACATGTTCGAAACCATGATCGCCGCCAACGGCGTCGGCCTGGCCGCGCCGCAGATCGGCGTGGATCTGCAACTGGTGATCTTCGGTTTCGAGCGCAACCCACGCTACCCCGACGCCCCGGCGGTGCCCCAGACCGTGCTGTGCAATCCGGTCATCACGCCGCTGTCCGATGAGATGGAGGACGGCTGGGAAGGCTGCCTGTCGGTACCTGGCCTGCGCGGACGGGTGCCGCGTTACCGCCATATCCGCTACCAGGGCAGCGATCCCGATGGCCAACGCATCGACCGCGAGGCCAGCGACTTCCACGCGCGCGTGGTTCAGCACGAGTGCGACCATCTTATCGGCCGCCTCTATCCTTCGCGGATCCAGGATTTTTCGCAGTTTGGCTACACCGAAATCCTGTTCCCCGATATGGACCCCAATCAGGACGATTGA
- a CDS encoding putative citrate utilization protein B, with protein sequence MFGVVFAFAVVALAVGVIRFWRDVSPGAASGPAVAEAAHDALRLKYLDGGHGKGCNEADDAFTLARRRFHHFTFYGFMLCFAATSVATLYHYLLDLHAPYPFFSLPVLLGTAGGLGLLLLALRDTGWMGIMLAVHLGVVMALFLTLPYGKFAHGIFRCAALLKSSIEKCQPSKLQLGSD encoded by the coding sequence ATGTTCGGCGTGGTGTTCGCTTTCGCCGTGGTTGCGCTGGCCGTGGGTGTGATCCGCTTCTGGCGCGATGTCAGCCCCGGCGCGGCGAGCGGCCCGGCGGTGGCCGAAGCGGCGCACGACGCACTGCGGCTGAAATACCTCGATGGCGGGCATGGCAAGGGTTGCAACGAGGCCGACGACGCCTTCACCTTGGCTCGCCGGCGTTTCCATCATTTCACCTTCTACGGCTTCATGCTGTGTTTTGCCGCGACCTCCGTCGCCACCCTCTACCACTATCTGCTGGACCTGCACGCGCCGTATCCCTTCTTCAGCCTGCCCGTGCTCCTGGGCACGGCCGGCGGCCTGGGTCTGCTGCTGCTGGCGCTACGCGACACGGGCTGGATGGGGATAATGCTGGCGGTGCATCTGGGCGTGGTGATGGCGCTGTTTCTGACCCTGCCTTATGGCAAATTCGCCCACGGCATCTTCCGCTGCGCCGCACTACTGAAATCGTCCATCGAAAAATGCCAGCCCAGCAAACTGCAACTGGGCTCCGATTAG
- a CDS encoding acyl-CoA dehydrogenase, N-terminal domain protein encodes MAQWRRKRISEPAYHWARAALPGLSATEREAIEAGDVWWDGDLFTGNPDWNKLLAVPAATFTEQERQFIAGPVARLCALLDEWEIEWKRRDLPAEVWDLMRRERFFGMIIPKEYGGLGFSPYAHSEVVRRVSAYSITAGVTIMVPNSLGPGELLLQFGTDAQREFWLPRLADGREIPCFGLTSPQAGSDAAAMTDVGVVCRQVIDGQELLGIRLNWHKRYITLGPVATVLGLAFKLRDPDGLLGGPQEIGISVALVPTDAPGVEIGRRHLPSMQVFQNGPNHGRDVFVPIEALIGCPAKAGHGWQMLMSALAAGRGISLPSLSAAGAVISAHTSGMYARVRRQFGIPVGRFEGVQEKLARLAGHAYLIEAARRLTCAALNQGHKPAVVSAIMKYHATERMRMSVNDAMDIHGGKAVIDGPGNYLGALYRALPIAITVEGANILTRCLIVFGQGAIRAHPYLMREVMALGETDQAVGQAQFEQAFWSHMRHSGMTFLRAWGRAWTGGCSHPPRRCVRSAGISAG; translated from the coding sequence TTGGCGCAGTGGCGTCGCAAACGCATTTCCGAGCCCGCCTATCACTGGGCCCGGGCGGCGCTGCCAGGCCTGTCGGCCACAGAGCGCGAGGCCATCGAGGCGGGCGACGTCTGGTGGGACGGCGACCTGTTTACCGGCAACCCGGACTGGAACAAGTTGCTCGCGGTGCCCGCGGCCACGTTTACCGAACAAGAGCGCCAGTTCATCGCCGGGCCGGTAGCCCGCTTGTGTGCGCTGCTCGACGAATGGGAGATCGAGTGGAAGCGGCGGGATCTGCCTGCCGAGGTCTGGGATCTCATGCGGCGCGAGCGCTTCTTCGGTATGATCATCCCCAAGGAATACGGCGGACTGGGTTTTTCGCCTTACGCGCATTCCGAAGTCGTGCGACGCGTCTCCGCCTATTCGATCACCGCCGGCGTGACGATCATGGTGCCCAATTCGCTTGGCCCTGGTGAGTTGCTGCTGCAGTTCGGTACGGATGCGCAGCGCGAGTTCTGGTTGCCGCGGCTGGCCGATGGCCGTGAGATCCCCTGCTTCGGGCTCACCAGTCCGCAGGCCGGGTCCGATGCCGCGGCGATGACCGACGTCGGCGTGGTGTGCCGCCAGGTGATCGATGGGCAGGAGTTGTTGGGTATCCGCCTTAACTGGCACAAACGGTATATCACGCTCGGGCCGGTGGCCACGGTGCTGGGCCTGGCCTTCAAGTTGCGCGATCCGGACGGGCTGCTGGGCGGGCCGCAAGAGATCGGCATTTCGGTGGCCTTGGTGCCCACGGATGCGCCCGGGGTCGAAATCGGCCGTCGCCATCTGCCGTCCATGCAGGTATTTCAGAATGGCCCGAACCACGGCCGGGATGTCTTCGTGCCGATCGAAGCGCTCATTGGCTGCCCGGCCAAGGCCGGACACGGCTGGCAGATGCTGATGAGCGCGCTGGCGGCCGGGCGCGGTATTTCCCTGCCGTCGCTGTCGGCCGCCGGCGCGGTCATCAGCGCGCACACCTCGGGGATGTACGCGCGAGTGCGCCGCCAGTTCGGTATCCCGGTAGGACGGTTCGAGGGGGTGCAGGAGAAGCTGGCGCGCCTGGCGGGCCACGCCTATCTGATCGAGGCGGCCCGGCGGCTGACGTGCGCGGCGCTGAATCAAGGCCACAAACCGGCGGTGGTTTCGGCCATCATGAAATACCACGCGACGGAACGCATGCGCATGTCGGTCAACGACGCCATGGATATCCACGGCGGCAAGGCGGTGATCGACGGGCCGGGCAATTACCTCGGCGCGCTCTACCGCGCGCTGCCCATCGCCATTACCGTGGAGGGCGCCAACATCCTCACGCGCTGCCTCATCGTCTTCGGTCAGGGCGCCATCCGCGCCCATCCCTATTTGATGCGCGAGGTCATGGCGCTGGGAGAGACCGATCAGGCCGTAGGGCAGGCGCAATTCGAGCAGGCGTTCTGGTCGCATATGCGGCACAGCGGCATGACCTTTCTGCGCGCCTGGGGGCGTGCATGGACGGGGGGCTGTTCGCACCCGCCCCGCCGGTGCGTGAGGTCAGCCGGTATTTCCGCCGGTTGA
- the glyS gene encoding glycine--tRNA ligase, beta subunit, translating to MTTTIRPLLVELLTEELPPKALNRLGQSFAEGVRATLDRLGLLAPDCQVTAYATPRRLAVHLSAVRAQAPDQAYAEKLMPAKIGLTEDGKATPALIKKLASKGLEHLNPATLERESDGKQDYLIARGTAPGAQLAAGLQEGLDTALTGLPIPKVMRYQLADGVSSVKFVRPAHRLIALFGADIVPVSALGLQAGRNTLGHRFMSEGDVVISQADAYEPTLAQARVVASFEKRRADIDQQLQTQATRLSATLGNDPEVAALLDEVTALVEHPTVYVGQFEEQFLQVPQECLILTMRLNQKYFPLFDPATGKLTHRFLIVSNMEVADPVNIVEGNQRVVRPRLADAQFFFETDRKVPLAARVEPLGSIVYHNKLGTQLERVDLVRAIARGVAEALGANVSASDRAALLAKADLGSNMVGEFPELQGVMGAYYAAGDGEPAEVVEALRTQYRNRYDSPVTAETLTAAVLFIAERAETLVGIWAIGLAPTGERDPFGLRRAALGLISAFEQLAAGGWLKISENGPLSLTSLLGLAGASFPAGKVPASTLPEVQAFIYERYRNQLIAEHDRNAVEAVIALTPPLHQVADRVRAVTTFSQMPEAASLAAANKRIGNLLKKAEGDIGAVDNARLADAAEKALAEAIATLGPQAGAQLAAGDFAGNLRTLAQARQPVDAFFADVMVMADDPALRANRLALLKQLHGLMNQVADISRLAQ from the coding sequence ATGACCACCACTATCCGCCCCCTGCTGGTTGAACTGCTGACCGAGGAACTCCCGCCCAAGGCCTTGAATCGCCTGGGACAGTCCTTCGCTGAAGGCGTGCGCGCCACGCTGGACCGCCTGGGCCTGCTGGCCCCGGACTGCCAGGTCACCGCCTACGCCACACCGCGCCGGCTGGCCGTGCATCTGTCCGCCGTACGGGCGCAAGCCCCCGACCAGGCCTATGCCGAAAAGCTCATGCCAGCCAAGATCGGCCTGACCGAAGACGGCAAGGCCACCCCCGCGCTGATCAAGAAACTGGCCTCCAAGGGTCTGGAGCATCTCAACCCCGCCACGCTGGAACGCGAATCCGATGGCAAGCAGGACTACCTGATCGCCCGTGGCACCGCGCCCGGCGCCCAGTTGGCCGCCGGCCTGCAGGAGGGCCTGGACACGGCCCTCACCGGACTGCCCATCCCCAAAGTGATGCGCTATCAGTTGGCCGACGGCGTCAGCAGCGTGAAGTTCGTGCGCCCCGCCCACCGCCTGATCGCCCTCTTTGGCGCGGACATCGTTCCGGTGTCGGCCCTGGGCCTTCAGGCCGGCCGCAACACGTTGGGCCACCGCTTCATGAGCGAAGGCGACGTCGTGATCTCGCAGGCCGACGCCTACGAGCCCACGCTGGCGCAGGCGCGCGTGGTGGCGTCCTTCGAGAAACGCCGCGCCGATATCGACCAGCAACTGCAGACGCAGGCCACCCGCCTGTCGGCCACGTTGGGCAATGACCCCGAAGTGGCGGCGCTGCTTGACGAAGTCACGGCCCTGGTCGAACACCCCACCGTTTACGTGGGCCAGTTCGAGGAACAATTCCTGCAGGTTCCGCAGGAATGCCTGATCCTCACCATGCGCCTGAACCAGAAATATTTTCCGCTGTTCGATCCGGCCACGGGCAAGCTCACCCACCGCTTCCTGATCGTCAGCAACATGGAAGTCGCCGACCCCGTCAACATCGTCGAAGGCAATCAGCGTGTCGTGCGGCCACGGCTGGCCGATGCGCAATTCTTCTTCGAGACCGACCGCAAGGTGCCCCTGGCCGCACGCGTCGAGCCGCTGGGCAGCATCGTCTATCACAACAAGCTGGGCACCCAGCTCGAACGCGTCGACCTCGTGCGCGCCATCGCGCGTGGCGTGGCCGAAGCCCTGGGCGCGAACGTGTCCGCAAGCGACCGCGCCGCGCTGCTGGCCAAGGCCGACCTGGGCTCGAACATGGTGGGAGAATTCCCCGAGCTGCAAGGCGTCATGGGCGCGTACTACGCCGCCGGTGACGGCGAGCCCGCCGAGGTGGTCGAAGCGCTGCGCACGCAGTACCGCAACCGCTACGACAGCCCGGTCACGGCCGAGACCCTGACTGCCGCGGTCCTGTTCATCGCCGAGCGGGCCGAAACCCTGGTCGGCATCTGGGCCATCGGCCTGGCGCCCACCGGCGAGCGCGATCCTTTCGGCCTGCGCCGCGCCGCGCTGGGCCTGATCAGCGCATTCGAGCAACTGGCCGCCGGCGGCTGGCTCAAGATCAGCGAGAACGGCCCGCTGTCGCTCACCAGCCTGCTGGGGCTGGCCGGCGCGAGCTTCCCGGCCGGCAAAGTGCCCGCCAGCACCCTGCCCGAAGTACAGGCATTCATCTATGAACGCTACCGCAATCAACTGATCGCCGAGCATGATCGCAACGCCGTCGAAGCCGTGATCGCGCTCACGCCGCCGCTGCATCAGGTCGCAGACCGTGTGCGCGCCGTCACGACGTTCAGCCAGATGCCCGAAGCCGCCAGCCTAGCTGCGGCCAACAAGCGCATCGGCAACCTGCTGAAAAAGGCCGAAGGCGACATCGGCGCCGTCGACAACGCACGGTTGGCCGATGCGGCCGAGAAAGCCCTGGCCGAAGCCATCGCCACGCTCGGCCCGCAGGCCGGCGCACAACTGGCTGCGGGCGACTTCGCCGGCAACCTGCGCACGCTGGCCCAGGCCCGCCAACCCGTGGACGCCTTTTTTGCCGACGTCATGGTGATGGCCGACGATCCGGCGCTGCGCGCCAATCGCCTGGCCTTGCTCAAGCAACTGCATGGCCTGATGAACCAGGTCGCTGACATCTCCAGGCTGGCGCAGTGA
- a CDS encoding FAD binding domain protein has product MIDVLVIGGGNAALCAALMAREAGASVLLLEAAPREWRGGNSQHTRNLRCMHDAAQDVLIDAYPEEEYWQDLLKVTGGMTDEKLARLVIRASSSCRDWMRSHGVNFQPPLSGALHVARTNAFFMGGGKALVNAYYRSAEKLGVQIRYDAAVDALELQDGRFVAARIGAERIEARSCVLAAGGFESNLEWMRQAWGQNERGEWPADNFLIRGTRFNQGVLLKFMMEAGADIIGDPSQSHCVAIDARAPLYDGGICTRIDCVSLGVVLNRDAQRFYDEGENFWPKRYAIWGRLVAMQPGQIAYSIIDAKAVGRFMPPVFPGVRANSLAELAEKLQLDPQRFVATIDTYNQACRVGRFDHTSLDDCHTDGLTPAKTHWARPIDTAPFFGYALRPGITFTYLGLKVDETAAVRFGGKPSDNLFVAGEMMAGNVLGKGYTAGVGMSIGTAFGRIAGTRAAAAARDLAQEGAHRAAA; this is encoded by the coding sequence ATGATAGACGTACTCGTGATCGGCGGCGGCAACGCCGCTTTGTGCGCGGCGCTGATGGCCCGCGAGGCCGGCGCCAGTGTGCTGCTGCTCGAGGCCGCGCCACGGGAATGGCGCGGCGGCAACTCCCAGCACACCCGCAACCTGCGCTGCATGCACGACGCTGCCCAGGATGTGCTCATCGACGCCTACCCCGAAGAAGAGTACTGGCAGGACCTGCTTAAGGTCACCGGTGGCATGACCGACGAAAAGCTCGCGCGCCTGGTCATCCGCGCGTCATCGTCCTGTCGCGACTGGATGCGCAGCCATGGCGTGAACTTTCAACCGCCCTTGTCCGGCGCGTTACACGTAGCGCGTACCAATGCCTTTTTCATGGGCGGAGGCAAAGCGCTGGTCAATGCCTATTACCGCAGCGCCGAGAAACTGGGGGTGCAGATACGCTATGACGCTGCGGTCGACGCGCTGGAACTGCAAGATGGCCGCTTCGTGGCCGCCCGCATCGGTGCCGAGCGCATCGAAGCGCGCAGTTGCGTGCTGGCCGCCGGCGGTTTCGAGTCCAACCTCGAATGGATGCGTCAAGCCTGGGGCCAGAACGAGCGCGGCGAATGGCCGGCCGACAACTTCCTGATCCGCGGCACACGCTTTAACCAGGGCGTGCTGCTCAAGTTCATGATGGAAGCGGGCGCGGACATCATCGGCGACCCCTCGCAATCCCATTGCGTGGCCATCGATGCGCGTGCGCCACTCTACGACGGCGGCATCTGCACGCGGATCGACTGCGTCTCGCTGGGCGTGGTCCTCAATCGCGACGCGCAACGCTTCTATGATGAGGGCGAGAATTTCTGGCCCAAGCGTTACGCCATCTGGGGTCGCCTGGTCGCCATGCAACCCGGGCAGATCGCCTACTCCATCATCGACGCCAAGGCCGTGGGCCGATTCATGCCACCGGTGTTTCCGGGCGTGCGCGCCAACTCGCTGGCCGAACTCGCCGAAAAACTGCAACTCGACCCACAGCGTTTCGTGGCCACGATCGACACCTACAACCAGGCCTGTCGCGTCGGCCGCTTCGACCACACCAGCCTGGACGACTGTCACACCGACGGCCTGACACCGGCCAAGACACACTGGGCCCGCCCCATCGACACCGCCCCTTTCTTCGGGTATGCGCTGCGGCCGGGCATCACCTTCACCTATCTGGGCCTGAAAGTCGACGAAACCGCCGCCGTGCGTTTCGGCGGCAAACCCAGCGACAACCTGTTCGTGGCCGGCGAGATGATGGCCGGCAATGTGCTTGGCAAGGGCTATACCGCCGGTGTCGGCATGTCCATCGGCACGGCCTTCGGCCGCATCGCCGGCACCCGGGCCGCCGCGGCAGCGCGGGACCTGGCCCAAGAAGGAGCCCATCGTGCAGCAGCTTGA
- the gloA gene encoding lactoylglutathione lyase: MRFLHTMLRVGNLEKSLDFYTNVLGMRLLRKKDYPDGRFTLAFVGYQDEDEGAVIELTHNWDTEQYDLGNGYGHVALEVDNAYEACDKVKAKGGKVTREAGPMKHGTTVIAFVEDPDGYKIEFIQKKGRAD, translated from the coding sequence ATGCGTTTTCTGCACACCATGCTGCGTGTCGGCAATCTCGAAAAATCCCTGGACTTCTACACCAACGTGCTGGGCATGCGCCTGCTGCGCAAGAAAGACTACCCCGATGGCCGTTTCACGCTGGCCTTCGTCGGCTACCAGGACGAAGATGAAGGCGCCGTCATCGAACTGACCCACAACTGGGACACCGAGCAGTACGATCTGGGCAATGGCTATGGCCACGTCGCGCTCGAAGTCGACAACGCCTACGAAGCCTGTGACAAGGTCAAGGCCAAGGGCGGCAAGGTCACGCGCGAAGCCGGCCCGATGAAGCATGGCACCACGGTCATCGCCTTCGTCGAAGACCCCGACGGCTACAAGATCGAATTCATCCAGAAAAAAGGCCGCGCGGACTAA
- a CDS encoding acyltransferase family protein, producing the protein MAWLRSFLYMVFLSVTVIPYAFACILWAPLPLRLRYRLTVGWPRLAIWGAKVICGIRWQVKGWENLPDGPIVLLSKHQSAWETLFFPGHMPRPVCFVYKKSLHWVPFFGWSLALLRMIPIDRAKGRDAFEQVVREGQKCLDDGRWPLLFPEGTRVPPGQMGRFKMGGALLASRTGASVIPVALNAGECWRRNAFVKRPGLVTVFFGPAIASQGLTPDELNAKVHAWIDAEMRTLSPERYDQR; encoded by the coding sequence ATGGCCTGGTTGCGCTCGTTTCTCTACATGGTGTTCCTGTCCGTCACGGTCATCCCCTACGCGTTTGCCTGCATTCTCTGGGCGCCGCTGCCGCTGCGTCTGCGCTACAGGCTGACCGTGGGTTGGCCGCGCCTGGCAATCTGGGGCGCCAAGGTGATCTGCGGTATCCGTTGGCAGGTCAAAGGCTGGGAAAACCTTCCCGACGGCCCCATCGTGCTTTTGTCCAAACACCAATCGGCCTGGGAAACCCTGTTTTTCCCGGGGCACATGCCGCGTCCGGTGTGCTTCGTCTACAAGAAATCGCTGCATTGGGTGCCTTTTTTCGGCTGGAGTCTGGCGTTGCTGCGCATGATTCCCATCGACCGCGCCAAAGGCCGTGACGCCTTCGAGCAAGTCGTGCGAGAAGGGCAGAAATGCCTGGACGACGGCCGCTGGCCGCTGCTGTTTCCTGAGGGCACGCGCGTGCCGCCAGGACAGATGGGCCGCTTCAAGATGGGCGGCGCCCTGCTGGCCTCGCGCACGGGTGCCTCCGTGATTCCGGTCGCCTTGAACGCCGGCGAATGCTGGCGCCGCAATGCCTTTGTCAAGCGGCCCGGGCTGGTCACCGTCTTCTTCGGGCCCGCCATCGCATCGCAAGGGCTCACCCCTGACGAACTCAACGCCAAGGTCCATGCCTGGATCGACGCGGAAATGCGCACGCTCAGTCCAGAAAGGTATGACCAGCGCTGA